In the genome of Lactuca sativa cultivar Salinas chromosome 3, Lsat_Salinas_v11, whole genome shotgun sequence, the window tacaaaagatcgggtagccctcgaatcaaacaaaacatgagcAGTCAAAACATTGACCAAAAAGTTCCCTATACAAgatccaaataagcataagcataCACAAAGAAAGCAATAAAAGATAGAGATAAAACACATACCAGTAACCACATCCGACGCTGCACGGGCCTCATCGGTGGTCGGTTAAAAAACCTTGTTCTTTGCCACAGGAGCCTCCGCCTTGCCCTGgaggccatcagtaatcctcaaggtggctgGCGTAAGCGCCGCCACTGCTCCCTCGAACAATCCCCACTAGTACAAAAATGACCTATATACACAACAAAAAAGTGTGACTATATGCGTATAgtgacattttatttttttacactAAAAGTGTGACGGAAGGTGACATCATCTTATGGGTCTTATGGTCACTTTAAAATGCAATGTTCTTATGATATGAAAACATGTGGTTGTATCATAAAAGTGTGGCAATTGTGTAGGGAATTTTGTTCCTGAAACCAGTCATTTTATCCAATATTATGGCGTTAAATTGTCAGTAGACAAACATTTTTAGTAATTGTCGTGACTGTATATCACCGACTGACGATATACATGTTGTTTCAATGTGGCGTTTTGCTAATAAATTTTCACACAATTCGAAGTTTATTAAAACTATTGGGTGTGTTTTGTAGACATGCAATTACGATGAACATGACCATGTTCACTAAATGATCACATGTAATTACTTTCATAAGTGACGATTTGTTAATAATTAGCCACACAAACAATATTTTATTGTGACCATTGACTAGCATATAGAGACACACAATTACGTGAAACATGACTGTAAGTGTTATAAAGACACATTTTATTAAAATTATGGATTTAATACTAGCTTAGAGTAATATTTGCATTACTTATCATGACCACTTCTTTTATTTAGACATATAAAAAGTCGTAAGTATAACTATTTTATATCATTTCGAcatagaaaattaattaaaaataaccacAATTGATTTATACTCAATGGTGTGACTAATATTTATATAAAGTCACATAAAATATTGTAATTTTGGTGTGACTAATTTTTATATAAAGTCGCATGAATTTTCTTTAATATGGTGTAACTAATGTTTATGTAAAGCTATAATTATAAATGGACATATTATCCATTTTATTTCcaattttttgtaaaataaaaacaaaaataaacatgaTAAAACTTAAAAGAAAATGATGTtaacattaataaaaaaattcGATACATAATTTTTCAATTCAAATACTAAAGACATTAACTTGTAATCAAAAGATATATATGCAAGGCTTTACACATAAACTAAGAACTATATCTTCAACATTATTGTCATGCCCTCTAACGTTGTATaagttttctttttctttttaaaatcgtGGAGTTCCATGTTTTAATTTTGATTGGATGGTGGATTTGGTATTCGGAGCAACAAAAACTATATGTGTCAAACATTAAGATAAATATGAATAATTAACTAGTGTTAATGTGTTATACTTGTGCATTAGTCGACCTAACGACTGTAATCTTTAATTTCATTtatttcatcatactttcattttttcCTATTATAGTGTTGTCCTTATAAGAAAAAATATAGAAGTATGGATagaattttcaaagtataatgtcctTATAAGAAAAAGTTAGAAGTATAATGTGTAATAGATTAAGAAATGAAGTAAGAATTAATTGACTACTTACATCTTTTGTAATAAATCCATCAAAAAGGTTGGTGTTTTCCAAATACATTTAGCTCTTTCTCTGCTGCCCCACAAACAGCAACAACCATGCACCCAACACCTAACAATGCAACACATTACACTTAATTACCATATGACCCTTAAATCAACAAAGTCAAACCTTCACACCCAAAGAGTTGTAAATCAATCATATTGATAGTGATATCGCTATTAGTAGCAATGAAAATGCATCTTGGATTCTCACGAATGCAAAGAGTTGCATACCTGCAAATTACTCACCACTTACATCTTTTTATAAATTTAACTTCAAAAAATAGATATAATTCAAGAACACTAGGTATATAAGATGTTATTAAAATGAGTAAATGGGGTATCTTACTGTATTTTTTCATAGTTTACATTTGTATCATGTCCAACCACAACTGCTCCAATCTGCATAATAacttaaaaaaactattatttgatAACGTACTATTAAGCAGTTTTTGACCCTTCTTCCTGTAGATGCATCTACTACTGTCCAACCAATCCATTTATGATGTATATTTTTGTCAATTTTTAATTAGAAAAGAATAAACGGAAGGGAATAAAggtaaaaaccctaaattttgaatCTCTT includes:
- the LOC111884864 gene encoding phosphoglycolate phosphatase 2 isoform X1 codes for the protein MSSCPTDGRYPPTSSAPPEPLQHLSLLLVKIGAVVVGHDTNVNYEKIQYATLCIRENPRCIFIATNSDITINMIDLQLFGCEGLTLLI
- the LOC111884864 gene encoding uncharacterized protein LOC111884864 isoform X2; protein product: MSSCPTDGRYPPTSSAPPEPLQHLSLLLVKIGAVVVGHDTNVNYEKIQCWVHGCCCLWGSRERAKCIWKTPTFLMDLLQKMSFLY